From Pseudomonas sp. B21-028, one genomic window encodes:
- the xthA gene encoding exodeoxyribonuclease III — protein MKIVSFNINGLRARPHQLAALIEKHQPDVIGLQETKVHDEQFPLAEVQALGYHVHYHGQKGHYGVALLSRQAPLSLYKGFESDDEDAQRRFIWGTFADANGMPVTIMNGYFPQGESRDHPTKFPAKERFYSDLQLLLESRFSNDQPVVVMGDVNISPEDCDIGIGPDNMKRWLKTGKCSFLPEEREWMARLKNWGLVDSFRHLNPDVTDRFSWFDYRSRGFEDEPKRGLRIDLILTSHGLLPRVKDAGVDYELRGMEKPSDHAPIWLQLS, from the coding sequence ATGAAGATCGTCTCCTTCAACATCAACGGGCTGCGCGCCCGCCCCCATCAGCTGGCGGCGCTGATCGAGAAGCATCAGCCGGACGTGATCGGCCTGCAGGAAACCAAGGTCCACGACGAACAATTCCCCCTGGCCGAAGTGCAAGCCCTGGGTTACCACGTGCATTACCACGGGCAAAAAGGCCATTACGGCGTCGCCCTGCTCTCCCGCCAGGCGCCGCTGAGCCTGTACAAAGGCTTTGAGAGCGACGATGAAGACGCCCAGCGGCGCTTTATCTGGGGCACGTTCGCCGATGCCAATGGCATGCCGGTCACCATCATGAACGGCTATTTCCCACAAGGTGAAAGCCGCGATCATCCGACCAAGTTCCCGGCCAAGGAACGTTTCTACAGCGATTTGCAGCTACTGCTGGAAAGCCGCTTCAGCAACGACCAGCCCGTGGTGGTGATGGGTGATGTGAACATTTCCCCGGAAGACTGCGACATCGGCATTGGCCCGGACAACATGAAGCGCTGGCTGAAAACCGGAAAATGCAGCTTCCTGCCGGAAGAACGCGAATGGATGGCCCGCCTGAAGAACTGGGGCCTGGTAGACAGCTTCCGCCACCTGAACCCGGACGTCACCGACCGCTTCAGCTGGTTCGACTACCGCAGCCGCGGCTTCGAGGACGAGCCCAAGCGTGGCCTACGCATCGACTTGATCCTGACCTCCCACGGCCTGCTGCCGCGGGTCAAGGATGCCGGCGTGGACTATGAACTGCGGGGCATGGAAAAACCGTCGGACCATGCGCCGATCTGGCTGCAATTGAGCTGA
- a CDS encoding DUF6124 family protein produces the protein MFKVTPNPPDTDPNASELDKAAKRALDFYLKPHPTEAKTDPGQLFTVVNGVDTECLLANLSETLSSANAMVSDLAFELDGSRRHVALGIQQLIELGGLLANRALDNVEPR, from the coding sequence ATGTTCAAAGTAACCCCGAACCCACCAGACACCGACCCCAACGCCTCGGAACTCGACAAAGCCGCCAAGCGCGCCCTCGACTTCTATCTCAAGCCCCATCCCACCGAAGCCAAGACCGATCCAGGCCAACTCTTCACCGTGGTCAACGGCGTCGACACCGAGTGCCTGCTCGCCAACCTCAGCGAAACCCTGTCCTCGGCCAATGCCATGGTCAGCGACCTGGCGTTCGAGCTGGACGGCTCCCGGCGGCATGTGGCGCTGGGTATCCAGCAATTGATCGAGCTGGGTGGATTGCTGGCGAACCGGGCGCTGGATAACGTCGAACCGCGCTAG
- a CDS encoding Hcp family type VI secretion system effector has protein sequence MATPAYMSIEGTKQGLITAGAFTADSVGNTYQEGHEDQVMVQGFQHQVIIPRDPQSGQPTGQRVHKPLIITKVFDKASPLLLAALTCGERLTKVEIQWYRTSAAGTQEHYYTTTLEDAIIVDIKDYMLNCQDPANTHFTHLEDVHFTYRKITWTHEVSGTSGSDDWRSPVSG, from the coding sequence TTGGCTACCCCCGCGTACATGTCCATCGAAGGCACCAAACAAGGTCTGATCACCGCCGGCGCGTTTACCGCCGACTCGGTGGGCAACACCTATCAGGAAGGTCATGAAGACCAGGTCATGGTGCAGGGCTTCCAGCATCAGGTCATCATCCCGCGCGATCCACAGTCCGGCCAGCCAACTGGCCAGCGCGTGCATAAACCACTGATCATCACCAAGGTCTTCGACAAGGCTTCGCCGTTGTTGCTGGCAGCCCTGACCTGCGGTGAACGACTGACCAAGGTTGAAATCCAGTGGTACCGCACTTCTGCCGCCGGCACCCAGGAGCATTACTACACCACTACATTGGAAGACGCGATTATCGTCGATATCAAGGACTACATGCTCAACTGTCAGGACCCGGCGAACACGCACTTCACCCATCTGGAAGATGTGCACTTCACTTATCGCAAGATTACCTGGACTCACGAAGTCAGCGGAACGTCGGGCTCCGATGACTGGCGCTCGCCGGTTTCCGGTTAA
- a CDS encoding M20/M25/M40 family metallo-hydrolase: MMITPLRSRLAVSLGLSLALGALAPVAFAQPNQQVLAGAEQYKGEALKLLEKLVNIDSGSGYVPGLTQVGDIAIDELKKLGATVEKVPNSDGSQHILATLKGTGKAKILLMAHMDTVFKEGSAAERPFHIKDGRAYGPGVMDDKGGIVAGIYALKVLKNLDFKNYAQITFLLDASEETGSDVATDLIKKTAKAHDVTLNLEPGRAADGLVVWRKGSATALVEVKGKASHAGVAPELGRNAAMEAAHQILQLGKLGDADKKTTINFTVLNAGDRTNVIPDKATAKADVRAAVPEEFDRIEKDLARVSQDKLIADTDVTTSLKRGLPPMPQTAESDRLMAMAQGIYGELGRKLTEEGSGGAADASLSAGVGTPTLDGFGIVGGNIHTPEEYAEVESVVPRVYLLSRMIMELAGR, from the coding sequence ATGATGATTACCCCTCTGCGCTCCCGTCTGGCCGTGAGTCTCGGCCTGAGCCTGGCCCTCGGCGCCTTGGCTCCCGTCGCTTTCGCACAGCCCAATCAGCAGGTCCTCGCCGGTGCCGAACAGTACAAGGGCGAGGCTCTGAAGCTGCTCGAAAAACTGGTGAACATCGACTCCGGCTCCGGGTATGTGCCGGGGCTGACCCAGGTCGGCGACATTGCCATCGACGAGTTAAAGAAATTGGGCGCCACCGTTGAAAAGGTGCCGAACTCCGATGGCAGCCAGCACATCCTGGCGACCCTCAAGGGCACTGGGAAAGCGAAGATCCTGCTGATGGCCCACATGGACACGGTGTTCAAGGAAGGCTCGGCTGCCGAGCGTCCGTTCCATATCAAGGACGGCCGCGCCTACGGGCCTGGCGTGATGGACGACAAGGGTGGCATCGTCGCCGGCATCTATGCGTTGAAGGTGCTCAAGAACCTGGACTTCAAGAATTATGCGCAGATCACCTTCCTGCTCGACGCCAGCGAAGAAACCGGCTCGGACGTCGCCACCGACCTGATCAAGAAAACCGCCAAGGCCCATGACGTGACCCTCAACCTGGAACCGGGTCGTGCGGCCGATGGCCTGGTCGTGTGGCGCAAGGGCAGTGCGACGGCGCTGGTAGAGGTCAAGGGCAAGGCGTCCCACGCCGGTGTGGCGCCGGAACTGGGGCGCAATGCGGCGATGGAAGCGGCGCACCAGATCCTTCAGCTCGGCAAGCTCGGCGACGCGGACAAGAAAACCACCATCAACTTCACGGTGCTCAACGCGGGCGACCGCACCAACGTGATTCCCGACAAGGCCACTGCCAAGGCCGACGTGCGGGCCGCGGTGCCGGAAGAGTTCGACCGTATCGAAAAAGACCTGGCCCGGGTGTCCCAGGACAAACTGATCGCCGACACCGACGTCACCACCAGCCTGAAACGCGGCCTGCCGCCGATGCCGCAGACGGCGGAATCGGATCGCCTGATGGCCATGGCCCAAGGCATCTATGGCGAACTGGGGCGCAAACTCACCGAAGAGGGCAGCGGCGGTGCGGCGGACGCCAGCCTGTCGGCCGGGGTCGGCACGCCGACGCTGGACGGTTTCGGGATCGTCGGCGGCAACATCCATACGCCCGAGGAATACGCGGAAGTGGAAAGCGTCGTGCCCCGGGTTTATCTGCTGTCGCGGATGATCATGGAGTTGGCGGGACGGTAG
- a CDS encoding VOC family protein: MSFVSPDLIRQRFSRAMSDMYRDEVPLYGALMNLVEQTNARVLVNDPQLAEHLSSTGERERLDLERHGAIRVGTAAELATLSRLFAVMGMQPVGYYDLTPAGVPVHSTAFRAVHESALQVSPFRVFTSLLRLELIDNTELRAFAESVLAKRQIFTPKALELIDLAERQGGLTQAQADDFVLQALETFRWHHSATVTAEQYRQLSAQHRLIADVVAFKGPHINHLTPRTLDIDIVQAQMPVHGITPKAVIEGPPRRQCPILLRQTSFKALDETVAFIDQPHAQGSHSARFGEIEQRGAALTPKGRALYDQLLNAARDALGEFPNEANATRYNTLMAEHFASFPDSHDELRRQALAYFRYFVTQKGLAAKGTLEPSTSLEHLVEQHYLRAEPLVYEDFLPVSAAGIFQSNLGDDAQSRYAGQSNRQAFETALGRTTIDELGLYAETQQRSIDECRMALGL, from the coding sequence ATGAGCTTCGTCAGTCCCGACCTGATCCGCCAACGCTTCTCCAGGGCGATGTCCGACATGTACCGCGACGAAGTCCCCCTGTATGGCGCGCTGATGAACCTGGTGGAACAGACCAATGCCCGGGTGCTGGTCAACGATCCACAACTGGCCGAGCACCTGAGCAGCACCGGCGAACGCGAGCGCCTGGACCTCGAACGCCACGGCGCGATCCGCGTCGGCACTGCTGCGGAACTGGCAACCCTGAGCCGGCTGTTCGCCGTCATGGGCATGCAGCCGGTGGGCTACTACGACCTCACGCCCGCCGGGGTACCGGTGCATTCCACGGCCTTTCGCGCCGTGCACGAAAGCGCCTTGCAGGTCAGCCCGTTCCGGGTGTTTACCTCGTTACTGCGCCTGGAACTGATCGACAACACCGAGCTTCGGGCGTTTGCCGAGTCGGTGCTGGCCAAACGGCAGATCTTTACGCCCAAGGCTCTTGAACTCATCGACCTCGCTGAACGCCAGGGCGGCCTGACGCAAGCCCAGGCCGACGACTTCGTCCTGCAAGCCCTGGAAACGTTTCGCTGGCACCACAGCGCCACCGTCACCGCCGAGCAATACCGTCAACTCAGCGCCCAGCACCGCCTGATCGCTGACGTGGTGGCCTTCAAAGGCCCGCACATCAATCACCTGACGCCGCGCACCCTGGACATTGACATTGTCCAGGCGCAGATGCCCGTGCATGGCATCACGCCCAAGGCGGTGATCGAAGGCCCGCCCCGCCGCCAGTGCCCGATCCTGCTGCGCCAGACCAGTTTCAAGGCACTCGACGAGACCGTCGCGTTCATCGACCAGCCCCACGCCCAAGGCAGCCACAGCGCCCGCTTTGGTGAAATCGAACAACGGGGCGCGGCCCTCACGCCCAAGGGGCGCGCGCTCTACGATCAGTTGCTGAACGCGGCTCGGGATGCCTTGGGGGAATTTCCCAACGAGGCCAATGCCACGCGCTACAACACGCTGATGGCCGAACACTTTGCCTCGTTCCCGGACAGCCACGATGAGTTGCGCCGGCAGGCATTGGCGTACTTCCGCTATTTCGTGACACAAAAGGGCCTGGCCGCCAAAGGTACACTCGAGCCATCGACGTCGCTGGAGCACCTGGTAGAACAGCATTACTTACGCGCCGAACCGCTGGTGTATGAAGATTTCCTGCCGGTCAGCGCCGCCGGTATCTTCCAGTCGAACCTCGGCGATGACGCCCAGAGCCGTTACGCCGGACAGTCCAATCGCCAGGCCTTCGAAACGGCGTTGGGACGAACGACCATCGATGAGCTGGGGCTGTACGCCGAGACGCAGCAGCGCTCCATTGATGAGTGCAGGATGGCGTTGGGTTTGTAG
- a CDS encoding N-acetyltransferase: MPETATAIADIHMLDSGYSREARSLLYQAYRHEPTFSYLLESERPGYEQRVRATVRELVKQHFLQELPAIGLLVNDRLIGIALIAPPQRRLGITESWAWRLRMVLSTGFRCTRRYLEYHAAVTGCLPSDAVHVLPLLGVHPQFQGKHFGEQLLQAVHNWCAVDEHSEGVVLDTGNPRYLEFYKRQGYEEIGEIAVGPIREHVFFHPNPQVLQSATA, from the coding sequence ATGCCTGAAACCGCTACCGCCATCGCCGATATCCACATGCTCGACAGCGGCTATTCCCGCGAAGCCCGTTCATTGCTGTACCAGGCCTATCGCCATGAGCCGACGTTCAGCTACCTGTTAGAGTCCGAGCGCCCGGGTTATGAGCAGCGGGTGAGGGCGACCGTGCGGGAGTTGGTCAAGCAGCATTTTCTCCAGGAGTTGCCTGCCATCGGCCTGTTGGTCAACGACCGGCTGATCGGCATCGCCCTGATCGCTCCCCCCCAACGCCGCCTGGGTATCACCGAAAGCTGGGCCTGGCGCCTGCGCATGGTGTTGAGTACCGGTTTTCGCTGCACCCGGCGCTACTTGGAATACCACGCGGCGGTGACGGGCTGCCTGCCGTCGGATGCGGTCCATGTATTGCCGTTGCTGGGGGTGCATCCGCAATTCCAAGGCAAACACTTCGGCGAGCAGTTGCTCCAGGCGGTGCACAACTGGTGCGCGGTGGATGAGCATTCCGAGGGTGTGGTACTGGACACCGGCAACCCGCGGTACCTGGAGTTCTATAAGCGCCAGGGGTATGAGGAAATCGGTGAGATTGCGGTAGGACCGATCCGCGAACACGTGTTCTTTCACCCCAATCCCCAGGTTCTGCAAAGCGCCACGGCCTGA
- a CDS encoding alpha/beta fold hydrolase, which produces MLLWVILAVFIVWSWLTYPSIGQVLFDLSMAVETRLSRLHKITVPISEMTVSTLQGGPYEASGCILMLHGYSADKNLWLRFARPFVRDYRVLIPDLPGHGETGFKAGGGYDIPTQARRIIELLDVCGLDKVHVIGNSMGGYLAAWLAATSPERVLTLALLNPAGVTSPEPSDMDRRVAAGRNPSLMRSRSDFPPFYAMTMDSPPWVPKVVLAAVADKYVRCREELAEIYTDFNASPPMEPRLSDIRAPSLLLWGHQDRMIDVSCVPLWSKGIADLRVEIWDGLGHLPPIEKPERTAALYRGFLKGLGQ; this is translated from the coding sequence ATGCTGTTGTGGGTGATCCTCGCTGTATTCATTGTCTGGAGCTGGCTGACCTATCCGAGCATCGGCCAGGTGCTGTTCGACCTGAGCATGGCTGTGGAGACGCGTCTTTCCCGGCTGCACAAGATCACCGTGCCCATCAGCGAAATGACGGTATCGACCCTGCAAGGCGGGCCTTACGAAGCGTCCGGCTGCATCCTGATGCTGCATGGCTACAGTGCCGACAAGAACCTCTGGCTGCGGTTCGCCCGGCCCTTCGTCCGTGACTACCGGGTGCTGATTCCCGACCTGCCCGGCCATGGTGAAACCGGCTTCAAGGCCGGCGGTGGCTATGACATTCCGACCCAGGCCCGGCGGATAATCGAGTTGCTCGACGTCTGTGGCCTGGACAAGGTCCATGTAATCGGCAACTCCATGGGCGGTTACCTGGCCGCCTGGCTGGCAGCCACGTCGCCTGAGCGGGTGCTGACCCTGGCGCTGCTCAATCCGGCCGGCGTGACATCGCCGGAGCCCAGCGACATGGACCGCCGGGTGGCCGCTGGCCGGAACCCTTCCCTCATGCGCTCGCGCAGTGATTTTCCACCGTTCTATGCGATGACCATGGACTCACCGCCCTGGGTGCCCAAGGTGGTGTTGGCGGCGGTGGCCGATAAATATGTCAGGTGCCGGGAAGAACTGGCGGAGATCTATACCGACTTCAACGCCAGCCCGCCGATGGAGCCGCGCCTGTCCGACATCCGCGCCCCGTCGCTGCTGCTCTGGGGCCACCAGGACCGGATGATCGACGTCAGTTGCGTGCCGCTGTGGAGCAAGGGCATCGCCGATTTGCGGGTGGAAATCTGGGACGGGCTCGGTCACTTGCCGCCGATTGAAAAACCGGAACGGACGGCGGCGCTGTACCGGGGGTTCCTCAAGGGGTTGGGACAGTGA
- a CDS encoding lipocalin-like domain-containing protein, which translates to MKVRIGLLLLALLSGCDRPPETQKGFAGLGGEAVAFTPVVPGRVFDFPADHGAHQGYRIEWWYVTANLKDAEGREFGVQWTLFRSALSAGPQAEGWRNQTIWLGHAAVTSATVHHAAERYARGGVGQAGVRTVPFEAWIDDWQFATQASGTDPLTDMQLKARDPHFRYELRLTSTRPLVLQGDKGFSQKSEQGQASYYYSQPFFQASGQLEIDGQRYTVSGPAWLDREWSSQPLTANQTGWDWFSLHLDSGEHVMLYRMRHKDGAPYLTGTWIDARGQAQPLHAADIELVPVDTAQVAGRSMPVRWSIRIPGKQLEINTRALNPDAWMALRIPYWEGPVQVSGSHGGSGYLEMTGY; encoded by the coding sequence ATGAAAGTCAGGATCGGCCTGCTGCTGTTGGCGCTGCTCAGCGGTTGTGACCGCCCGCCTGAAACCCAAAAAGGCTTCGCCGGTCTGGGTGGCGAGGCCGTCGCCTTCACCCCGGTCGTGCCAGGGCGGGTGTTCGACTTTCCGGCGGATCACGGCGCTCATCAGGGCTATCGCATCGAATGGTGGTACGTCACCGCCAATCTCAAGGATGCCGAAGGGCGTGAATTCGGTGTGCAATGGACACTGTTTCGCAGTGCCTTGAGCGCCGGCCCCCAAGCGGAGGGCTGGCGCAACCAAACGATCTGGCTCGGCCACGCCGCGGTCACGTCCGCGACGGTCCATCATGCCGCCGAGCGCTACGCACGGGGCGGGGTGGGGCAGGCCGGGGTGCGGACGGTGCCCTTCGAGGCCTGGATCGACGATTGGCAATTCGCGACCCAAGCGAGCGGCACCGACCCCTTGACCGACATGCAGCTGAAGGCCCGCGACCCACACTTTCGCTATGAGCTGCGACTCACGTCGACCCGTCCGCTGGTGTTGCAGGGCGACAAGGGCTTCAGCCAGAAATCCGAACAGGGGCAGGCGTCGTACTACTACAGCCAACCGTTCTTCCAGGCCAGTGGTCAGCTGGAAATCGACGGTCAGCGCTATACGGTCAGTGGCCCGGCCTGGCTCGATCGCGAATGGAGCAGCCAGCCGCTGACCGCCAACCAGACCGGATGGGACTGGTTCTCCCTGCACCTGGACAGTGGCGAGCACGTGATGCTCTACCGCATGCGCCACAAGGACGGGGCGCCGTATCTCACCGGCACCTGGATCGATGCCCGGGGCCAGGCGCAGCCCCTGCATGCCGCGGACATCGAGCTGGTGCCTGTGGACACGGCCCAGGTCGCCGGACGCTCGATGCCGGTGCGCTGGTCCATCAGAATCCCCGGCAAGCAGCTCGAGATCAACACCCGTGCCCTGAACCCTGACGCCTGGATGGCCCTGCGCATCCCCTATTGGGAAGGCCCGGTGCAGGTGAGCGGCAGTCATGGCGGCAGCGGCTACCTGGAAATGACCGGTTATTGA
- a CDS encoding autotransporter assembly complex family protein, translated as MKLPGRITSGALLLSLSCAALAQSELDVRVKPSNDALKANVEGYIGGLGDRDEEALLRFSRGAEEQARKAAQALGYYQPRIDSEVKGGKQPRLILSIDPGEPVHLRNVTVRIDGPAASLKAFRVPDNAALKPGAVLNHGRYEDAKRTIQNQASRYGFFSGRFVSQKLQVDPQAGIADIELIYDSGPRYALGPVRFEGDTPFDEELLQRMVPFKAGTAYDSELIAELNQALQSSGYFEGVRVDAAPTAATDNVIPVAVKLDTRKPRTMGLGLGFSTDVGPRAKANWTRHWVNPQGHSYGWETEVSAPRQNVGLWYDVPLDPPLTDKLRYAGGYQYEELADTDSLSKLLTVGPEWHSKLPSGWQRVISLKWQREEYRLGDDSGLSTLLMPGVSYSYLRSDNRIDPHNGYRLQFDTKVAKEGLGSDNNVVYGTAMVKGLTTVFDKHRLLARAQVGGSATNGYKSIPPSLRFFAGGDQSVRGYDYQSLSPQNNEGDRIGGRYMVAGSLEYQYSIAEKWRVATFVDQGNAFNSLELPSLKTGVGVGVRWVSPVGPIRLDLAHALDEEGGIRLHFSMGPEL; from the coding sequence ATGAAACTCCCAGGACGAATAACCAGTGGCGCGCTTCTGCTGTCTCTCAGCTGCGCGGCACTGGCACAAAGTGAATTGGATGTACGGGTCAAACCCTCCAATGACGCACTCAAGGCCAACGTCGAAGGCTACATCGGTGGCCTGGGCGATCGTGACGAAGAGGCCTTGCTGCGCTTCAGTCGTGGCGCCGAGGAACAGGCGCGCAAAGCCGCTCAGGCACTGGGCTACTATCAGCCGCGGATCGACAGCGAGGTCAAGGGCGGCAAGCAGCCGCGCCTGATCCTGAGCATCGATCCCGGCGAGCCCGTGCATTTGCGCAACGTCACCGTGCGCATCGACGGCCCGGCAGCCTCGCTCAAGGCCTTTCGCGTACCCGACAACGCCGCTCTCAAGCCGGGCGCGGTGCTCAACCATGGCCGCTATGAAGACGCCAAGCGAACGATCCAGAACCAGGCCTCGCGCTATGGCTTTTTCAGCGGTCGATTCGTCAGCCAGAAACTGCAGGTGGACCCCCAGGCCGGCATCGCCGATATCGAGCTGATCTACGACAGTGGGCCGCGCTACGCTCTGGGGCCGGTGCGTTTCGAGGGCGACACACCCTTCGACGAAGAGCTGTTGCAGCGCATGGTGCCGTTCAAGGCCGGTACGGCCTACGACTCAGAGCTGATCGCCGAACTGAACCAGGCTTTGCAGTCGAGCGGATACTTTGAAGGCGTGCGCGTGGATGCGGCGCCCACCGCCGCGACGGACAACGTGATCCCGGTCGCCGTCAAGCTCGACACCCGCAAGCCGCGCACCATGGGCTTGGGCCTTGGGTTCTCCACCGACGTCGGCCCGCGGGCCAAGGCCAACTGGACGCGCCACTGGGTCAATCCCCAGGGCCACAGCTATGGCTGGGAGACGGAGGTGTCGGCCCCACGGCAGAACGTCGGCCTGTGGTACGACGTGCCGCTGGACCCGCCGCTGACCGACAAGCTGCGCTACGCCGGCGGTTATCAGTATGAAGAGCTGGCCGATACCGACAGCCTCAGCAAACTGCTGACCGTAGGGCCCGAATGGCACAGCAAGTTGCCCAGTGGCTGGCAGCGGGTGATATCGCTCAAGTGGCAGCGCGAGGAGTATCGCCTGGGTGACGATTCGGGCCTGAGCACGCTGCTGATGCCGGGCGTCAGCTATTCGTACCTGCGCAGCGACAACCGCATCGACCCACACAACGGCTATCGCTTGCAGTTCGACACCAAGGTCGCCAAGGAAGGCCTGGGCTCGGACAACAACGTGGTCTACGGCACGGCCATGGTCAAGGGCTTGACCACGGTGTTCGACAAGCATCGCCTGCTGGCCCGGGCCCAGGTGGGCGGCAGCGCCACCAATGGCTACAAATCCATCCCACCGTCCCTGCGCTTTTTCGCCGGCGGCGACCAGAGCGTGCGCGGCTACGATTATCAGAGCCTGTCGCCGCAAAACAACGAAGGCGATCGCATCGGTGGCCGCTATATGGTCGCCGGCAGCCTCGAGTATCAGTATTCGATTGCGGAAAAATGGCGGGTCGCGACCTTCGTCGATCAGGGGAACGCCTTCAACAGCCTTGAATTGCCGAGCCTCAAGACCGGCGTGGGTGTTGGCGTGCGCTGGGTGTCGCCGGTCGGCCCGATCCGCCTCGACCTGGCCCATGCGCTGGACGAGGAAGGCGGCATCCGATTGCATTTTTCCATGGGGCCTGAGCTGTGA